ATCGCGCGCTTCCGCGTCAGCGGGCACGCCGGGTACGCCGAGCGGGGCCGGGACATCGTGTGCGCGGCGGTATCCGCGGTGACGGTCGGAACAGTCAACGCCGTCGAGGCGCTGACGGGTATCCGGCTCAGGACGCGCGTCGGCGACGGTCGCCTCGAGGCAAGCTTGCCCGACGACGCGGCGCGCCGCGACGAACGGGTCCAGTTGCTGCTCGAGTCGATGGTCGTCATGTTGCGGTCGATCGCCGAATCGTACGGGGAATACGTCCGTTTGACCGAGACGGACGCATGACGCATCGATACGGAAAGGAGGAATGTCCGATGCTGAGGCTCGATTTGCAGTTGTTCGCGCAGAAAAAGGGCGTCGGCTCGACGAAAAACGGCCGCGACAGCATTTCCAAGCGACTCGGCGTCAAGCGCGGCGACGGTCAGTTCGTGCTGGCCGGCAACATCCTCGTTCGCCAGCGCGGGACGAAGATTCATCCGGGTCTCAACGTCGGTCG
This DNA window, taken from Candidatus Reconcilbacillus cellulovorans, encodes the following:
- a CDS encoding 50S ribosomal protein L27 → MLRLDLQLFAQKKGVGSTKNGRDSISKRLGVKRGDGQFVLAGNILVRQRGTKIHPGLNVGRGSDDTLYAKVDGIVRFERWGRDRKKVSVYPVEAVEAAAAAAEA